One segment of Desulfovibrio inopinatus DSM 10711 DNA contains the following:
- a CDS encoding NHLP leader peptide family RiPP precursor yields MPEKTLREAVTEKVVTKAKDDAAFKQELLADPKSALEKHFGLVLPEAVTLEIKEETPNQLFLVLPIDPSDVELPEDVLQKMAGGDWGGWDCV; encoded by the coding sequence ATGCCGGAAAAAACATTGCGAGAAGCCGTCACTGAAAAAGTTGTCACCAAAGCCAAGGATGACGCTGCTTTCAAGCAGGAACTTTTGGCTGACCCTAAGTCGGCTTTGGAAAAACATTTCGGGCTCGTGTTGCCTGAAGCCGTTACTCTTGAAATCAAAGAAGAAACTCCTAACCAACTCTTTCTCGTTTTGCCTATCGACCCAAGCGATGTCGAACTGCCTGAAGACGTCTTGCAAAAGATGGCTGGTGGTGATTGGGGGGGATGGGACTGCGTGTAG
- a CDS encoding glycosyltransferase, giving the protein MSRYANISNAQIIQEELNALSLDDACNYFKDYLHVFQIDLPLAVSCINRLLEKNSHALPTDARVLLEEMIKSAAQLANFDPDILQLADKFGLLPGADIVTKVLEATHVEPELFGQLRQTSMKYQGETIRSACRSVLCQHPMAIRYADLLLGLDLLEGRSPDESLQTLNCPKVLRPLWTKRLFDHFSTMGNDDAAWPLWKDIEAHVSDPFSFSRIAEMYRRAGQWDEAISYYEKALALAPLQYPYKLRLESLQSPFTPDPSLLERLKVCIYLYSWNKADVLGETLESLAACQIGSARISVLLNGCTDHSRQVVEQARNQFPHNTFEIIELPVNIGAPAARNWLLSQPSTHESDYVAFLDDDIYLQPDWLAHMLTVAESDPTIGNVGCKVVFPGKYKLLQYLYRHVAIANEETIRISKPIPAMQYDIGLYDVIRETRAVMGCQHLLRVASLKDAPWYDIRYSPTQIDDTDHDLQLCLAGWKVMYCGTVTCEHRQNSGTSMRRQIGLASQGNIVGNDTKFTFKWLEHYESLRNLGAQS; this is encoded by the coding sequence ATGTCACGCTACGCTAACATATCGAATGCCCAGATAATACAAGAGGAGCTCAACGCCCTCTCTCTCGACGACGCCTGCAACTATTTCAAAGATTATCTCCATGTATTTCAGATCGACTTGCCTTTGGCGGTATCGTGTATCAATCGTTTGCTTGAAAAAAATAGTCATGCTTTGCCAACAGATGCTCGTGTATTATTGGAAGAAATGATTAAGAGCGCGGCACAGCTTGCCAATTTTGACCCGGATATTCTTCAATTGGCTGACAAGTTCGGTTTGCTTCCCGGTGCTGACATTGTCACCAAAGTATTGGAGGCGACGCATGTCGAACCAGAACTGTTCGGCCAATTACGTCAAACATCTATGAAATATCAGGGAGAAACAATTCGTTCTGCGTGTCGCTCCGTCCTGTGCCAACATCCTATGGCGATTCGGTATGCCGACCTTCTTCTCGGACTGGATCTCTTGGAAGGACGCTCCCCAGACGAGTCGTTGCAAACCTTGAATTGCCCTAAAGTTCTGCGCCCTTTATGGACCAAACGGCTTTTCGACCATTTCAGTACAATGGGAAACGATGATGCAGCGTGGCCGTTATGGAAAGACATCGAAGCGCATGTATCTGATCCCTTTTCTTTTAGTCGCATTGCGGAAATGTACCGCCGTGCAGGACAATGGGATGAGGCCATCTCATATTATGAGAAGGCATTGGCGTTAGCTCCGTTGCAATATCCTTATAAACTTCGCCTGGAGTCTCTCCAATCTCCCTTCACTCCAGACCCAAGCTTGCTGGAACGTCTCAAGGTTTGTATCTACTTGTACAGCTGGAATAAAGCCGACGTTCTTGGGGAAACGCTGGAAAGTCTGGCAGCCTGTCAAATCGGCTCTGCACGTATCTCAGTATTGCTGAATGGATGTACAGACCATAGTCGCCAAGTCGTGGAACAGGCCCGGAACCAATTTCCTCATAATACATTTGAAATTATTGAGTTACCGGTCAATATAGGCGCGCCCGCTGCCCGCAATTGGCTTCTCAGCCAACCATCTACTCACGAAAGTGATTACGTCGCCTTTTTGGATGACGATATATATCTACAGCCAGACTGGTTAGCTCACATGCTCACGGTTGCCGAATCTGATCCGACAATTGGTAACGTGGGTTGCAAAGTCGTTTTTCCAGGCAAGTACAAATTGTTGCAATACCTCTATCGCCATGTAGCGATAGCAAACGAAGAAACCATTCGCATCAGCAAACCCATACCAGCCATGCAATACGATATCGGCCTCTACGATGTCATTCGAGAAACGCGGGCTGTCATGGGCTGTCAACATCTCTTACGTGTTGCTTCGTTGAAGGATGCACCGTGGTACGATATTCGATACTCTCCAACACAAATTGATGATACAGACCATGATTTACAGCTGTGTCTGGCAGGATGGAAGGTCATGTATTGCGGAACTGTAACGTGCGAGCATCGTCAAAATTCTGGAACATCGATGCGTCGCCAAATTGGATTGGCATCTCAAGGTAATATCGTTGGAAACGACACAAAATTTACATTTAAGTGGTTGGAGCACTATGAGAGCCTTCGCAATTTGGGGGCACAAAGCTGA
- a CDS encoding NHLP family bacteriocin export ABC transporter peptidase/permease/ATPase subunit, with protein MKFRRKKTGRIRTPTFLQMESTECGAASLGGVLGYFGLYVPFEDLREACGVSRNGANAFNILKAARHYGLVAKAFKKEVHKLQQVVFPAIILWNFNHFVVIEGFGKNHVFLNDPATGPRRVTYEEFDKSYSGVCLTFEPGPTFTPAGRPARILGPLATRLAGFKKALISVLLAGFFLIIPGLAVPGLLRIFIDDVLAQDGSDLFGPLCLGMFVAFGLKGTLAWMQQNALLRLETELSLSMSGNFLWHVLRLPIAFFEQRYLGDISSRISINNTVAQVISRELATNIINTAMAVFFFIGMMFIDIRLAAISLGFAIINLLALQFLERSRVDANSRLLQERSLLVGLTMSGLTMIESYKANGSENDFFVQWAGRQVRALNAQQELGQPTLLLTALPAFLASLNMLAVLLVGGLQVADHAMTLGSLVAFQSLLLSFSGPIGRLVALGSKLHEATGDLMRLDDVLKHPTIAGVADQWSVDIPSAKDGAKLTGQVEFRNMTFGYSRLDPPLITDFNLTIEPGQRVALVGPSGCGKSTIAKLLCGLVDPWDGDILFDNIPRKHLHPARLINSLAMVNQDIFLFEGTIRENLALWDTSAPESALVRAAKDACIHGDISAKYQGYNALVEENGRNLSGGQRQRLEIARALVNDPSILVLDEATNALDPPTELAIDTNLRRRGCTCVLVAHRLSTIRDCDKILVLDKGNVVERGTHNELMRRNGLYSTLVKS; from the coding sequence ATGAAGTTTCGTCGTAAAAAAACCGGTCGAATTCGTACCCCCACCTTCCTTCAAATGGAATCGACGGAGTGTGGTGCTGCAAGCCTGGGAGGCGTTCTTGGATATTTTGGGCTGTATGTTCCTTTCGAAGATCTACGCGAAGCTTGCGGGGTCTCACGAAATGGAGCCAACGCATTCAATATCCTCAAGGCGGCACGGCATTACGGTCTTGTTGCCAAAGCCTTCAAAAAAGAAGTCCATAAGCTTCAACAGGTTGTCTTTCCAGCTATCATTCTTTGGAATTTCAATCATTTTGTCGTTATTGAAGGCTTCGGGAAAAATCATGTCTTTTTGAATGATCCCGCCACTGGCCCGCGTCGAGTGACATATGAGGAATTTGACAAATCCTATTCCGGAGTTTGCCTTACTTTCGAACCTGGCCCCACGTTCACGCCTGCAGGCAGACCGGCACGTATTCTTGGACCACTCGCCACAAGACTCGCTGGCTTCAAAAAAGCCCTTATTTCCGTTCTGCTCGCTGGCTTTTTTTTAATTATTCCCGGACTGGCTGTTCCCGGACTACTCCGGATATTCATTGACGACGTCCTTGCTCAAGATGGATCTGACCTGTTCGGACCGTTGTGTCTTGGCATGTTTGTGGCCTTCGGTCTGAAAGGAACTCTGGCGTGGATGCAACAAAATGCACTCTTGCGTTTGGAAACGGAACTCTCTCTTTCCATGTCAGGGAACTTCCTCTGGCATGTCCTTCGACTTCCCATTGCTTTTTTTGAGCAACGTTATCTCGGCGACATCAGTTCACGAATATCCATCAATAACACCGTTGCCCAAGTTATCTCTCGAGAACTTGCTACCAATATTATCAACACCGCTATGGCGGTATTTTTTTTCATTGGCATGATGTTCATTGACATCCGCCTGGCGGCCATAAGCCTGGGATTTGCTATCATCAACCTGTTGGCGCTGCAATTTCTCGAACGTTCCCGAGTTGATGCCAATAGCCGGTTATTGCAAGAACGAAGTTTGCTCGTCGGTCTCACAATGTCCGGTCTGACTATGATTGAATCCTATAAAGCCAATGGGAGTGAAAACGATTTTTTTGTGCAATGGGCAGGACGCCAGGTTCGCGCACTCAATGCACAACAAGAATTAGGGCAACCCACTCTCCTTCTCACCGCACTTCCGGCCTTTCTCGCATCCTTGAATATGCTCGCTGTCTTGCTGGTCGGCGGGTTACAAGTTGCAGACCATGCGATGACACTCGGTTCACTCGTGGCGTTTCAAAGCCTGTTGCTCAGCTTTTCCGGTCCTATTGGCAGACTTGTCGCATTGGGTTCAAAACTCCATGAGGCCACGGGCGATCTCATGCGCCTGGACGACGTGCTCAAACATCCAACGATTGCAGGTGTTGCCGATCAATGGAGCGTCGATATCCCTTCCGCGAAGGATGGAGCCAAATTGACGGGCCAGGTTGAGTTCCGCAATATGACTTTCGGATACAGCCGTCTTGACCCTCCTCTTATCACCGATTTCAATCTCACCATCGAACCAGGACAACGCGTTGCCCTGGTCGGCCCAAGCGGTTGCGGAAAATCTACCATCGCCAAGCTGCTTTGCGGACTTGTGGACCCGTGGGATGGCGACATCCTGTTCGACAATATTCCCCGAAAGCATCTGCATCCTGCCAGACTCATCAACTCTTTGGCCATGGTGAACCAGGATATATTTCTCTTCGAAGGAACGATTCGTGAAAATCTCGCGCTCTGGGATACCTCTGCACCCGAATCGGCCCTTGTGCGCGCCGCAAAAGATGCATGCATCCATGGCGACATTTCAGCCAAATACCAAGGTTATAACGCGCTTGTGGAAGAAAACGGAAGAAATTTGAGTGGAGGTCAACGGCAACGTCTGGAAATCGCCAGAGCACTCGTTAATGATCCATCCATTCTTGTTCTTGATGAAGCAACCAATGCGTTGGACCCTCCAACGGAACTCGCCATTGATACCAACCTGCGACGTCGAGGGTGTACCTGCGTCCTGGTCGCCCATAGACTCAGCACAATTCGTGACTGTGATAAGATCCTTGTATTGGACAAAGGAAACGTGGTCGAACGTGGAACTCATAACGAACTGATGCGCCGCAATGGTCTTTACAGTACGCTGGTAAAAAGTTGA
- a CDS encoding PD-(D/E)XK nuclease family protein, with translation MTGAFRIVAWDRDFIDGLTTLLLDETGGDFSNVTLVFPHRRPKRYLLHSLTESNRLKRPCILPHIVSVDDWFAELGQTLAAGQLSPVESLDRIALLHRCVLDLVDAGRIGEYPREFHTFYPWGRHLDTLFEELFRQCITPSNIDHVRDLVVEEAAVLLENLKAIHDAYVQTLRDNHLSTPGFLQAQTALSAETIVSLHTRSRIHLCGFYALSTAEETVFSALWKNGIANMICHADPNIVLAPKNVHYACTDIVDLCHRFKAKPLLHKDFSGYGGLAFHPHAKTDQASLFDAASSNTDDQSPRSDEERLVIYEGFDLHSQLKALRADMEHHPITGTTAIVLPDTGMLMPVLHHLPRTDVNISMGFPLARSTLYQLLDAIIRLQLSKERVKGSRSRYYWRDVVRLLRHPYFKHAVQQTDPEVAQLLHAIEDGIRHGEPYVDIDSAVVQPLSEQEELALDQERIILSWSRLTDLFLHQFDTLTHLAGLAESIYALAGMFLDTSSSDEISPDKVALAIWERFPLDAECLFRLLDVMLPQLTYCKAAHEPFPQHALFAIFRHMVESERVAFEGDPLTGMQILGVLETRLLCFDTVYVLGAVEDVLPQSAKPDPLLPDPLREMLGLSANRHRDHIAAYNFHRLINGARRVVLLYQDGVTGGLFEDKAIRSRFVEQLIWENERKLKRLLQPGEAPLVSISLPVPAISRQLGIIESTPQTVAALQHHLGKYPLSATFFDTYLRCPFLFFHNYISKISPLEEINEDGDPAQFGSLVHTILHEYFAPYLKKYISGQELDPAPLIHTFHTALEKEPFFARVPADIRLCLRRTGTFRLRQFLENTPTTMPIGLESTLNGSIHHNRNLIRLLGRVDRIDLRGEERIVLDYKTGKAATIREDFWDQDALKLRMEEWEPDDTELLPEVAASVRSVQLPLYCLLYEQTTGILPDNAAFVLLGENGTETSLFSEKIESHDRQRHILSDLPRLLRFLVDHMQRSPTFPATPSKGCAWCAYKPLCAVKKPDYAW, from the coding sequence ATGACCGGTGCCTTTCGCATCGTTGCCTGGGATCGTGATTTTATTGATGGACTCACGACATTGCTTCTTGATGAAACCGGCGGAGATTTTTCAAATGTCACGCTGGTTTTTCCCCATAGGCGTCCCAAACGCTATTTGCTTCACAGCCTGACCGAAAGTAATCGGCTCAAGCGGCCCTGCATTTTGCCGCACATTGTTTCCGTTGATGACTGGTTTGCCGAACTGGGACAAACACTCGCGGCAGGTCAATTATCCCCGGTTGAAAGTCTTGACCGTATTGCCCTGCTTCATCGTTGTGTGCTCGACCTCGTCGACGCGGGACGTATTGGTGAATATCCCCGAGAGTTTCATACATTTTATCCATGGGGACGGCATCTGGATACACTTTTTGAAGAACTTTTTCGGCAATGCATCACGCCATCCAATATCGACCATGTTCGCGATCTTGTGGTGGAGGAAGCAGCCGTTCTCTTGGAAAATCTCAAAGCAATCCATGATGCCTACGTGCAAACTCTTCGTGACAACCATTTGAGTACACCGGGATTTCTTCAGGCACAAACAGCCCTGTCTGCAGAGACCATTGTATCACTCCATACACGGAGTCGCATTCATCTCTGTGGATTCTATGCATTGAGCACGGCAGAAGAAACCGTCTTCTCCGCATTATGGAAAAACGGTATCGCCAATATGATTTGTCATGCCGATCCGAACATCGTGCTTGCTCCGAAAAACGTTCACTACGCATGTACGGATATTGTTGATCTCTGTCATCGGTTCAAGGCAAAGCCTCTGCTTCATAAAGACTTCAGTGGATATGGAGGCCTGGCATTTCATCCTCATGCGAAAACCGATCAGGCCAGTCTCTTCGACGCTGCCAGTTCTAACACCGATGACCAATCTCCTCGCTCTGATGAAGAACGTCTCGTTATTTACGAAGGTTTTGACCTGCACTCACAGCTTAAGGCCCTCAGGGCCGATATGGAGCATCATCCAATAACAGGAACAACGGCCATTGTTCTTCCGGATACAGGCATGCTTATGCCCGTCCTTCATCATCTGCCACGCACTGACGTCAATATCAGTATGGGATTTCCTCTCGCGCGATCCACGCTGTACCAATTGCTTGATGCCATCATACGCCTTCAACTCTCCAAAGAGCGTGTTAAAGGATCTCGTTCCCGTTATTATTGGCGCGATGTTGTTCGCTTGCTTCGCCATCCCTATTTCAAACACGCAGTTCAGCAGACCGATCCTGAAGTAGCACAACTCCTCCATGCCATTGAGGACGGTATTCGTCATGGTGAACCCTATGTTGATATTGATAGCGCCGTCGTTCAACCGCTTTCCGAACAGGAAGAACTTGCGCTGGATCAGGAGCGTATCATCCTGTCGTGGTCACGACTTACTGATCTTTTTCTTCATCAATTTGATACATTGACACATCTTGCCGGACTGGCAGAGTCGATTTACGCCCTTGCCGGCATGTTTCTCGATACCTCATCTTCCGACGAAATTTCGCCAGACAAGGTAGCCTTAGCAATATGGGAACGCTTTCCGCTTGATGCCGAATGCCTGTTTCGCCTGCTTGATGTCATGCTTCCGCAACTCACGTACTGCAAAGCGGCTCATGAACCGTTTCCGCAACATGCGCTCTTTGCAATCTTTCGCCATATGGTAGAAAGCGAACGCGTCGCCTTTGAAGGCGATCCGCTCACCGGCATGCAGATTCTGGGCGTTTTGGAAACACGTCTGCTGTGTTTCGATACCGTCTACGTTCTCGGGGCGGTCGAAGACGTTCTCCCGCAAAGTGCCAAGCCCGACCCACTCTTGCCAGACCCTTTACGGGAAATGCTTGGACTCTCTGCCAATCGACATCGTGACCACATTGCGGCCTATAATTTTCATCGCCTCATCAACGGTGCCAGACGCGTGGTGCTTTTGTATCAGGATGGAGTAACCGGAGGACTTTTCGAGGATAAAGCCATTCGAAGTCGGTTTGTGGAGCAACTTATCTGGGAGAATGAACGCAAGCTCAAACGTCTTCTCCAGCCCGGAGAAGCGCCACTTGTGAGTATAAGTCTGCCCGTCCCTGCTATTTCACGTCAATTGGGTATCATTGAAAGCACGCCACAAACAGTCGCCGCTCTGCAACACCACTTGGGGAAATACCCATTATCGGCAACGTTTTTTGACACCTATCTCCGATGTCCGTTTCTTTTCTTTCATAACTATATCAGCAAGATCAGTCCGTTAGAAGAAATCAACGAAGACGGTGATCCGGCTCAATTCGGTAGTCTTGTTCATACGATTCTCCACGAATATTTTGCTCCATATCTCAAAAAATATATCAGCGGACAGGAACTTGATCCCGCTCCGTTGATACATACTTTTCATACAGCGCTTGAAAAAGAACCTTTCTTCGCCCGGGTTCCGGCCGACATCCGCCTGTGCCTTAGACGAACTGGAACCTTTCGGCTCCGTCAGTTCCTTGAGAACACGCCGACAACGATGCCCATTGGACTCGAGTCGACCTTGAATGGTTCTATTCATCATAATAGAAATCTCATCCGACTTCTCGGGCGGGTGGATCGCATCGATTTACGTGGAGAGGAACGCATTGTGTTGGATTACAAGACCGGAAAAGCCGCAACAATTCGTGAAGACTTCTGGGATCAAGATGCATTAAAGCTCCGCATGGAAGAATGGGAACCGGATGATACAGAACTTCTCCCTGAAGTTGCCGCATCTGTGCGAAGTGTTCAGCTCCCGTTATATTGTTTGCTCTACGAGCAAACCACAGGCATACTTCCCGACAATGCGGCCTTTGTCCTTCTTGGAGAAAATGGAACCGAAACGTCATTGTTCTCTGAAAAAATCGAAAGCCATGATCGTCAACGACATATTCTCAGTGACCTTCCTCGGCTCCTCCGCTTTCTCGTTGATCACATGCAGCGTTCACCGACGTTTCCGGCAACTCCGTCCAAAGGCTGTGCATGGTGTGCCTACAAACCATTGTGTGCCGTGAAGAAACCCGATTACGCTTGGTAA
- a CDS encoding NHLP bacteriocin export ABC transporter permease/ATPase subunit, with translation MTDVHAFFEQHGVMVESQGNTPVDIHDTDSVWLVVSGAVEIYCRKIGPSPSQRHHLGSITSGQLLFGISPQTAGLEILAIGQQHTTLRRVSFAHFLRTFSNITSTQQVAAHVDDWVTTLCNGAVREILRTQIPAAARSEVLDLLPGQIVCAKRTVLWTDVEKGSALFLGMVDVASHCEGDPPICKTPFFPITPNAWLNASTAVTLRFHKTEELIHHPDFLKILQNFHSLFLQAHELNHQLIRVDEFNRIRERAASAKRSRESAQEKLSTVLAAEEEAILRQSSHDPLFAACRLIGHQLGVTVHWPNKSKFTTRQNAPTLDDILHVSCIRGRKIRLRGKWWKKDISPLLVYFSEDGRPAALLHDTRNQCVIVDPTRGERSTLNSRVAQSLNTMAWCLYPPLPDRSVGSLDLIRFALRDIRSDLYRLFLSGFVACALGALFPFGFQYLAQVILPQGELNKLFTLCITLFLSMIAASLLEVSRNFDVLRIEARMDSWLQSAIVDRVLRLPPSFHRQYVAGDLTSRVLSIGHIRLLLSGSTIVSLLGAVFSVMYLAILFFFSLELASFVLIVVLLAVCINIAGSALQVKHLRIVTHLEGWLSGFLLQLVTGISKLRVSGAEAHGFARWAKSFTRQRRAMLATRRLANILQAFNEALPALLTLILFLALWGTTVQESVFTGRIEMSSAEFIGFNMAMLAFTVAFLTTATSVTSILQIIPLYERMRPLLETEPESCEEQLDPGQLSGALEVSNVSYSYAPHDPPALQSISFAVQPGEFVAFVGPSGSGKSTLLRILLGFCKPDSGMVLYDGKDLAVIENNAVRSQFGVVLQNAQVIPGDIFMNIVGSRDLTLDDAWEAARMAGMDETIRNLPMGMNTILGNGLSTFSGGERQRLLLARALVGKPTFIMLDEATSALDNQTQSQVTQSLEQRSATRIVIAHRLSTIRNADRIYVMNKGEIVEYGSFDELVQKKGLFLDLIKRQVI, from the coding sequence TTGACGGATGTACACGCTTTCTTTGAACAACACGGCGTCATGGTGGAAAGCCAAGGGAATACTCCTGTCGATATTCATGATACGGACTCCGTCTGGCTCGTTGTTTCCGGTGCGGTAGAAATCTATTGCAGAAAAATCGGTCCATCACCGAGCCAACGTCATCACCTTGGATCAATCACTTCAGGGCAGCTTCTTTTTGGCATATCTCCCCAAACTGCCGGCCTTGAAATTCTTGCAATAGGTCAACAACACACAACATTGCGTCGCGTATCGTTCGCACATTTTCTTCGCACATTCTCAAACATCACATCCACGCAGCAGGTCGCCGCTCATGTGGATGACTGGGTCACGACGTTATGCAATGGCGCGGTTCGCGAAATCTTACGAACTCAAATTCCGGCCGCCGCAAGGAGTGAAGTTCTCGATCTGCTTCCAGGACAAATCGTCTGTGCCAAACGCACTGTCTTGTGGACAGACGTCGAAAAAGGATCGGCTTTGTTTTTAGGCATGGTTGATGTTGCTTCGCATTGTGAGGGAGATCCACCAATATGCAAGACTCCTTTCTTCCCCATTACCCCCAATGCCTGGCTCAATGCATCAACGGCCGTGACACTGCGTTTTCACAAGACCGAAGAACTCATTCACCATCCGGATTTTCTCAAGATATTGCAGAATTTTCATTCGCTATTTCTTCAAGCGCACGAGTTGAACCACCAGCTCATCCGCGTCGATGAATTCAATCGCATTCGCGAACGTGCAGCATCGGCAAAACGCTCCCGTGAGTCTGCACAGGAGAAACTTTCCACTGTTCTTGCTGCCGAGGAAGAAGCAATTTTACGGCAGAGTAGCCACGACCCCCTCTTTGCGGCCTGCAGACTCATCGGGCATCAGCTTGGTGTTACCGTGCACTGGCCAAACAAATCCAAATTCACAACGCGTCAGAATGCGCCCACGCTGGACGATATCCTTCACGTCTCCTGCATACGTGGACGAAAAATTCGTTTACGGGGAAAATGGTGGAAAAAGGACATTAGTCCTCTTCTTGTGTATTTCTCCGAGGATGGCAGACCCGCCGCACTCCTCCATGATACCCGAAATCAATGTGTTATTGTCGATCCCACACGAGGGGAACGGTCCACATTGAATTCGCGTGTCGCCCAATCTCTCAATACCATGGCGTGGTGTCTTTATCCGCCTCTACCTGATCGCTCAGTCGGGAGTTTGGATCTTATTCGATTCGCACTACGTGATATCCGTTCGGATTTGTATCGGTTGTTTCTTTCCGGCTTTGTTGCTTGCGCTCTTGGCGCCCTTTTTCCGTTTGGCTTTCAATATTTGGCGCAGGTGATACTTCCCCAAGGAGAATTGAACAAACTCTTTACGTTGTGCATCACCCTTTTTTTAAGCATGATTGCTGCATCCCTCTTGGAAGTAAGCAGAAATTTCGATGTATTGCGCATCGAAGCGCGCATGGACAGTTGGCTCCAATCAGCGATTGTAGATCGTGTTCTTCGGCTTCCTCCTTCATTTCACAGGCAATATGTTGCGGGCGATCTTACAAGCCGCGTTCTCAGCATCGGACACATTCGCCTCCTGCTTTCAGGCAGCACTATCGTATCGTTGCTTGGGGCAGTCTTTTCCGTGATGTACCTCGCCATTCTGTTCTTTTTCTCTCTTGAACTCGCTTCTTTTGTTCTTATCGTCGTCCTTCTTGCGGTGTGTATCAATATTGCCGGGAGTGCGTTACAAGTAAAACATCTCCGCATTGTTACGCATTTGGAAGGCTGGCTTTCCGGATTCCTGCTTCAACTTGTCACGGGCATTAGCAAACTTCGCGTGTCCGGAGCGGAGGCACATGGTTTCGCTCGGTGGGCAAAATCGTTTACTCGGCAACGCCGTGCCATGCTCGCGACACGACGCCTTGCGAATATTCTCCAAGCTTTCAATGAAGCTCTCCCAGCGCTTTTAACATTGATTCTTTTTCTTGCATTGTGGGGAACAACTGTACAAGAATCTGTTTTTACGGGCAGAATAGAAATGTCTTCAGCCGAGTTTATCGGCTTTAATATGGCAATGCTCGCTTTTACGGTGGCTTTTCTCACTACCGCGACATCCGTTACATCTATTTTACAAATTATCCCGCTCTATGAACGTATGCGCCCACTGCTGGAAACCGAACCGGAAAGCTGCGAAGAGCAACTTGATCCGGGACAACTTTCCGGCGCTCTTGAAGTTTCGAATGTCTCCTATAGCTATGCTCCGCATGATCCACCCGCGTTGCAATCGATCTCGTTTGCAGTTCAACCAGGTGAATTCGTAGCGTTTGTCGGCCCTTCAGGTTCCGGCAAGTCAACCCTGTTGCGCATTCTTCTCGGATTTTGCAAGCCCGACTCCGGCATGGTGCTCTATGACGGTAAAGATCTCGCCGTTATAGAAAATAATGCTGTACGTAGCCAATTCGGTGTCGTCTTACAAAATGCGCAAGTCATTCCCGGGGACATTTTTATGAACATTGTCGGTTCGCGAGACTTGACATTGGATGACGCCTGGGAAGCAGCTCGCATGGCTGGAATGGATGAAACGATACGCAACTTGCCGATGGGGATGAATACCATTCTGGGAAATGGACTCTCCACATTTTCAGGAGGAGAGCGCCAGCGCTTGCTTCTTGCGCGTGCTCTCGTAGGAAAACCAACGTTTATCATGCTCGATGAAGCCACAAGTGCTCTGGATAACCAGACGCAAAGCCAAGTCACACAAAGCCTGGAACAACGCAGTGCTACACGAATCGTCATTGCGCATCGACTCAGCACCATTCGAAATGCGGACCGTATATATGTCATGAACAAGGGAGAGATTGTAGAATACGGATCATTCGATGAACTGGTGCAGAAAAAAGGACTTTTTCTTGATCTTATAAAACGCCAGGTGATTTAG